The genomic DNA AAATTGTGGGGGTGTAATGTGATTGGTGAGATACCTAATTTACAATAAGAATCCTTGGTTCATAGAAGTTATAAAACTTCACCATTGGTCTTGTAAATTAAATCTCATACTTTCTAAAATCTGGTTCATAGTCCAAAAGACACCAGATTTGAGGCATTTACACTTGTATATTTGTAACCCAACAAAAACCTTTCTTAACCTCAATCTTTTGAAATATGTGGGGGATTGTTGTATATATGAGAGTATTTCAAAAGGTTGTAActcttgaaattaaatttctctaACAGCTAGAATATTTATTAGGGCCTAACagttatcaattttatttttaaacactaataactcttatatttattttcctcCAATAGCTACCAGTTACAAAGGCCTTTATTATTCTCTCATTTAATCAAAAACTAGCTATTGGAAGATCTGAtatttgtctataaatacctTCTTATATTCTCTATTCTGCAGAGAACAAACTAAGCTTCTTCTCCTTGTTATTTCTATCTTCTCTTTGCTgggtttaatatttttttgctaTTTCTGCATCCCTTCCCAAGAGGACGAACCCGTTGAATCCTGGGGGATACCCTACCATAGGGAAATATCCTTAAGGACAGTGTCCTCACGCCTCGGGTGTTTTAATTCTGTTCAAGTCTCCGTTCTATTCATTTTTcctacacaaacacacacacacacacacacacatatatataaacatagcTACGGCCATGGCAGTTGTCGCTGGGCACCATGACTGCGGCCATCTTTCGCGACTGATGGCGGCCACGATGCAGCCATCGTCGTCGAGGAACCCCCGAATCGCCATGGCCgcctctttctatatatatatatatatgtatgtgtgtatatatttatatatctgtGTGTCTAATTGTATGTGTCTATGTATATGGGTTTGGGGGTTCCTCCTCCGACGatgccatggccgcgaccatggtGGCCTACGACAGTTGCCATGGCCGCAGCCacgtctatatatatatatatatgtgtttatatgtgtatatattcggggggagagagagggaaatggatgtgagagagagaaatggcgTGGCTGTGAGGTTGTTGAgggtaaaataaaatttttaaaaaatattagtgaatTTTGGCTTGAGTGATCGTGGAGAGCAATTTTGATGTCCGCCAATAGAATTTTGGATTGAAATATTGCAATTTCCTCCTTTTATccatttgttttcaatttttgagtaAAATGACTGATTAGTCACTCCGCTGCTGTTCGTGGGCCGACAAGTTTAGGCGACCCTCTGCAGATCATCCACCACGGGGCGACGCCCTAATATGCATATAAGCAGCATTCGCGACTCGCCTATTTGCACTTCGTtgtaaccctaaccctaaccctaacccccAGCGGGCATAGCTTCTGTTTTTTTCCCTTGATTGCAGAATAACCGACGAGGATAAGTATCGTATCGGCGGCGCTGCGGATGCAGGCGGACCCGCGTTTGTCAAGAAGAATGAAGAGAAGTTGGTTGCTATTGACCGTCCGATGTCgatgaaaaataagataatgaCCATCGCCTGACTGGAAAACTTCCTTCCTGAGGGCCAGGACCGCGGGGAAAATCCGGTGATGTCGGTCACTCTGTCACTATTTGTGGTGACAAGTCCAAAGTTACGGTCTCCTTCGACTGCTTCTTTTCCAAGCGGTAAACATCATTGCGCATTTTGATACTGCTGAAGATGCATGGTAGCTGTTGTCTTTCCGAACCTGCTGTtgaattcagatgaatattctGGCAGAATATAATATATGGTCATCTCCgacctaaaataaaatttcttttcgaGATGTCTTAGTGTGTTCCACTGTCTTGCCTCTCTGAACTGAGAAAACCTAATGCCACAAACCAGTTCTTTTTGCTATGTTGAGTTAGAAGCCTTGTCAAAGATAATTTGACCAATATAGGAAGTATTAGTTGGAAGAGCTTAAGTCTCCTTATTAGCTCTTGGGTTTCTCATCTGGCATGGATCATTTCAATGTATTTTTGATAGATGGGGCTGGAGTTTGGCTCTTTGGCACTTGATTTTACGCCTCAGAGATGAATACAGCTCCCTATATTGATAGAAACCTTATGTTGAATTTAGGCAGGCGTGTCCCAAGCCTCCCTGAACATCAAGGAAGGAAATATTAACATATCCTTGTTCAATACCAAAAATGGAATCTGTTTTTTAGAAGCCTAATTCCTCAAACCAGTTCTTTTTACTATGTTGAGTTAGAAGCCTTATCAATGATCCTTCGATCATAGAAGGGGCAATCTAAGAAATATTGGTTGAAAGAGCGTAAATTTCCTTATTAGCTCTTGGGTTTCTCATCTGGCATGGATCATTTCAATGTATTTTTGATAGATGGGGCTGGAGTTTGGCTCTTTGGCACTTGATTTTACGCCTCAGAGATGAATATGGCTCCCTATATTGATAGAAACCTTCTGTTGAATTTAGGCAGGCGTGTCCCAAGCCTCCCTGAACATCTACGAAGGAAATATTAACATATCCTTGTTCAATACCAAAAATGGAATCTCTTTTTTAGAAGCCTAATTCCTCAAATCAGTTCTTTTTACTATGTTGAGTTAGAAGCCTTATCAATGATCCTTCGATCTTAGAAGAGGCAATCTAAGAAGTATTGGTTGAAAGAGCTTAAATCTCCTTATTAGATCTTGGGTTTCTCATCTGGCATGGATCATTTCAATGTATTTTTGATAGATGGGGCTGGAGTTTGGCTCTTTGGCACTTGATTTTACGCCTCAGAGATGAATATGGCTCCCTATATTGATAGAAACCTTCTGTTGAATTTAGGCAGGCGTATCCAAAGCCTCCCTGAACATCTAGGAAGGAAACATTAACATATCCTTTTTCAATACCTAAAATAGAATCTGTTTTTTAGAAGCCTGATGACTCAAACTAGTTCTTTTTGCTTTGTTGAGTTAGAAGCCTTATCAACAATCCATGATCATAGAAGAGGCAATATAAGAAGTATTAGTTGGAACAGCTTAAATATCCCTGCTGGTTCTTGGGTTTCTGTTTTGGTAGAAATCATTTCAATGAATTTTTGATAGATGGGTGTCAGATCTGAGATTTGACAGGGGAATTCTCAACTATTTAGAAGAGAATTAGGCGGGAGAATGAGGGGGGAAAAGGGGAGAGAGTTTGAGAATTGGGaaggaagaattgagagagagtttgagaATTGGAAAGAGAGAATTGTAGGAGGGAAATGAGATTGCTGAAATTGTATTCAATGATTTCAAATGAGTTGGGTTGGATCTTATATACCGATCCACAGCTGGGAATTGACGCCAAAGACGGTTACCGATTCTGAGTACAACTTGTAATGCATACATGAAGTACAACTCATCACAACCATAACTACCCTCAATGTAATAGCCTCAGTTTAGGTACATGACAATGGGGCTGGAGTTTGGCTCTTTGGCACTTGATTTTATGCCTCAGAGATGAATATAGTTCCCTATATTGATATAAACCTTCTGTTGAATTTAGGCAGGCGTATCCCAAGCCTCCCTGAACATCTAGGAAGGAAATCTTAACATATCCTGTTCAATACCTAAAATGGAATCTGTTTTTTAGAAGCCTAATGACTCAAACTGGTTCTTTTTGCTATGTTGAGTTAGAAGCCTTATCAATGATCGTGATCATAGAAGAGGCAATCTAAGAATTATTAGTTGGAAGAGCTTAAATCTCCTTATTAGCTCTTAGGTTTTTGTTTTGTAGAGATTGTTTAAATAGATTTTTGTTTGATGGGGCAGGAGTTTAGCTCCTTGGCATTTGATTTTGTGCCTCGGAGGTGAATATAGCTCCCTATATTGATATAAACCTTCTGTTGAATTTAGGCAGGCATATTCCAAAGCCTTCTTGAGCATCTAGGAAGGAAATATTAACATATCCTTGTTCTGTATCTAAAATGGAATCTATTTTTTAGAAGGCTAATGGGTCAAACGAGTTCTTTTTGCTATGTTGAGCTAGAAGCTTAAGAGGTAATCTAAGAAGTATTAGTTGGAAGGCTTAAATATCCTTATTACCTCATGGATCTCTTCCAGTAGAGATCATTTCCATGAATTTTTGATAGATGGGGCTGAAGTTTGGCTCTTTGGCATTTGATATTGTGCCTCAGAGATGAATACAGTTCCCTATATTGATATAATCCTTTTGTTGAATTTAGGCAGGCGTATCCACAGCCTCCCTTGAACATCTAGGAAGGAAATATGGACATATCCTTGTTGTCATACCTAAAATGGAATCTGTTTTTCTGGAGttgtgttttttcttcttctcttttgccCTCCGGTTGTAAGTGGGCAAAGTCTAAGATTTGAACTTATCACTTATTTTTCCTATGTTGCATTAAAAGCCTTTCAGTTGATCTTTTCATCTTTAGCAATTTTCATTTGCTAATCTAACCGTAGATTTCTTTCTAGATAACCCCGGTTCTGCACATGAGTGTGTTTAATCCTAAATATGGTACTTGCAACCACTTTTCATATCAAccttaaagataaaaaaaaaaaaaaaaaacctttttcatagtatttattttacaagaatTTTGCATAGATTCCCTTCGTTTTACATTGACTAGAAATTTAACACTTTGCAGGTGTGAATATCAATTAGATTTGCTACCTTTCATTAGTTTACTTTATTCTAatcaaatcttcaaaatatcagGTATATCGACAGGATATGAGTGAATTGTATCACTCCATGCATTAGCCATATCTGGCTTCACATTGTGGAGGCACTTCCATACTGCACTATTGCACTTGAATCCACTTCCGAAGGCAATTTGCCAGATTCTGTCATCCTTTTTCATCCTCCCTTTGATTTCCAAATAGCTAAGTGCATACCAAATCGAAGAAGAGGAGGTGTTTCCAAACCTGTGAAGTGTCATCTTGGAGGCCTCCACATCCTGCTCTCTCAACTTAAGGGCTTTCTTAATTGCGACAATAACAGTTTTCCCTCCTGCATGTATGCAGAAGTGGTCAAACGCCCTTCTGAAATCCGGGGTATAGATTCTTTTCCTCCCTACTGCTTTCTGCCAGATTAGTGATGAACCATATTGAAGCTGCTCGGTTAGCGGCAAAACAAGTGGTCCTAATGAAGCAAGGTTTGTCTTCAGTGCTTCCCCTGCCACATTTACGATGCTCTTTGATATGGATACACCAACTTTGTTTTCCATGTCCAAATCTTGAAAAATGCAGTCATAGGATTGATCTTCTTGTGCCTTGTTCGTCCGAACAAGGTGTTGTAGCGTGTATTTAGCCATCCGCCTGTCTTGTTGTCGGCTTGACAGTAATATCGCTGCAGCCCCCATCCTGAATAGACAATTGGTTAGCAGCATGGAGTGGTCCTTGCCAGTGTACCAGTTTTGATTCAGAATCTCACTGCTGACGATTAAGGCCAAAGTGTTTTGATGAATTCTCAGCAAGTCGTTAGCTAAACTGACTGAAACTATCCCGGCACTGCACCCCATACCAGAAAGGTTGAAACTAAATGTATTGCTTCTCATTCTGAACTTGTTTATTATCATGGCACTGAGAGATGGGGTAGGAGAAAACATACTGCTGTTAGTGATCAGTATATCTATATCTCTGGGGCTTATCTTTGCTTTCTCCAACAGGCCTCCGACCACAGAGAACATGACTGTTTCAGCCTCTTCTTTGTTGAACAAGAAGGATTTTCTGATGGGCAGTTCTTGGAGAGATGGAGGAATGCAGGTTTCCTCACTGAACCCTGATCTCTCTAGGATCTTGACTTGGAAGGCTATGGCATCGGGGTCAAAGTTGTCGTGGACGATGTGCTCTGCAAACATGGACATTGGTAGCCGATGCGAATTGGGTGGCCGATAACAAGTGAAATCGAGCAAGTAAATTGCAGCTTTCCTCCTGTACACAAGATAGAGGAGAAGACAGCCTGCAAGGACTAGTACAGTTAGATGGCAATATGCCATGGAGAAGAGGAGCTCGGTGAGAGCTGAAATGAATTCAGGGATTGAGgccatgaagaagaagaagaagaagaggcacAATTGTTGTTTGTGTTTGCGGGATATCGAATTAAAGTTTGTTATGGTAGGTGTTTCATGGGTTGTGCACATAGAAAGGTTGGAGTTGCAGGTGGTGTTGGTTCTATTGAGGGAGGAGAGGGAGGGTTGTGCATTGAGAGAATGAATACCGAGGCACATCTTTTGTGCTTGCTTCAGCTGAATCAACGTGAACACGTAATTGTGCAAGGGTTGTTTCCTCTTGTGTGTTCCAAAGCTAATCAATGGAACATATTTCTGGTAGCCCGAGGCCGAGGCCGGGTGTGTGAACTCTTTTTTGCAACAAAATTCAATCAGAGcttgattatataatataaacctcaaatttgaggaaaataatattattattattagtacgGAAGTGTTACGTGTACACGGGGTTGGTTAGGTGATA from Diospyros lotus cultivar Yz01 chromosome 4, ASM1463336v1, whole genome shotgun sequence includes the following:
- the LOC127800443 gene encoding probable 3-ketoacyl-CoA synthase 21, encoding MCLGIHSLNAQPSLSSLNRTNTTCNSNLSMCTTHETPTITNFNSISRKHKQQLCLFFFFFFMASIPEFISALTELLFSMAYCHLTVLVLAGCLLLYLVYRRKAAIYLLDFTCYRPPNSHRLPMSMFAEHIVHDNFDPDAIAFQVKILERSGFSEETCIPPSLQELPIRKSFLFNKEEAETVMFSVVGGLLEKAKISPRDIDILITNSSMFSPTPSLSAMIINKFRMRSNTFSFNLSGMGCSAGIVSVSLANDLLRIHQNTLALIVSSEILNQNWYTGKDHSMLLTNCLFRMGAAAILLSSRQQDRRMAKYTLQHLVRTNKAQEDQSYDCIFQDLDMENKVGVSISKSIVNVAGEALKTNLASLGPLVLPLTEQLQYGSSLIWQKAVGRKRIYTPDFRRAFDHFCIHAGGKTVIVAIKKALKLREQDVEASKMTLHRFGNTSSSSIWYALSYLEIKGRMKKDDRIWQIAFGSGFKCNSAVWKCLHNVKPDMANAWSDTIHSYPVDIPDILKI